The following DNA comes from Triticum aestivum cultivar Chinese Spring chromosome 3D, IWGSC CS RefSeq v2.1, whole genome shotgun sequence.
GGCTCCTGCACTCTGACAACGACAAGAGGGACGGGTCGCGGTCGCAGGACCACCACGTGATCGCCACGCTTCTCTCCCACCCGGCAGCGCGACGCGTCGAGGATCTCCGGCTCGCCGTCGAAGGCTGGGTCATCCGCACTGACACCTACTATGACCCCGAGAGTGAGATTGCTCGGAAAGCGGTAGGCGACTACACGCTCAGCCTCGGCTCCCTGCCGTGGGAAACCCTCCGCGTGCTCAACCTCACCAGCTGCGACATCCTTCCACCGGCCGCCATAGTAGGGTTCACGCGGCTTTCGTCCATGCGGCTGCGGCATTGCGCCGTGCGCCTAGGTGTCCTCCAGAGCCTCGTCGACGCCGCGCCGGCGCTTGCTACCGTCCACCTTGAGTCCGTCGCCGTCATCGTCATTGCGCCAACAGACGACGTCAGCCCGCCCAGCCACCACGCATCGGCCGGTACTTCTCCCCGGCCACCACCGACAGAAGTAGTGCTCCGTTGTCCGGCGGCCACCGTTCTCGTTCTGGACAAGTGCAACTGGAGAGGGAATGATAAAGACGAGACTCCGGTCGTCGTCGCCGTGGAGATTCGCGCGCCGAAGCTGCGATCCTTCTTGTACAGGGGGCTTCTCACCTTGAGTCCGTCGCCGTCATCGTCATTGCGCCAACAGACGACGTCAGCCCGCCCAGCCACCACGCATCGGCCGGTACTTCTCCCCGGCCACCACCGACAGAAGTAGTGCTCCGTTGTCCGGCGGCCACCGTTCTCGTTCTGGACAAGTGCAACTGGAGAGGGAATGATAAAGACGAGACTCCGGTCGTCGTCGCCGTGGAGATTCGCGCGCCGAAGCTGCGATCCTTCTTGTACAGGGGGCTTCTCAGACGGCTCTCAATGAGCCCGCGGCCACCGGATTTGGCACGGGCGGACCTGCACTTTTTCCGGCCATGCGACAAGAAAGGAAACAAATGTTCACGCAGACGCAGGGAGCACCATAGCGACAAAGCCAACGAGGATCCAGATCCACACCGCAACCTCAACCTCATGACGTTGTGGAAATTCCTCCAAGACCTCAGCAGGGCCAAGGAGTTGAAGCTGAGAGTGAACAACCTCGAGGACATGGCCGTCCTCAGCGAGGCGGGGCGCGTCGAGCTCCTGCCCGTCTTCTCCAACCTAGACCGGCTCGAGCTGCAAGGAGTGCACAGGCCCAAAGGCAAGTCTGCGGCGGTGGCGATCGCAAACCTGCTCCGCTGCTCCCCCGTGCTCCGCCATCTCAGGATCAACCTCACCACGGCGCACCACGCTGTCACAAGAGAGTCGGAAGACATAATAGGGTACCTAGAAACAAAGTTCCTATGTGACCGCGACAAGTCCATAGATCTTATCAACCGCACAGATCCGACACCAGTTTCTCTCGAAGATGATGGTGATGTTAACGGTGCTAAGGTTTCTGATATCCCTGGCTTGAGTCGGCGCTCATTCGAATGCTTGCAGAGCTCACTGAGGAGAGTGGGCTTGCAATTTCGGTCGGAGGACTCTAACTGCTTTGGCATCAAGCTGATCAAATTCTTCGCTGAGAATGCCATGGTTCTTGAAGAAATGCATATTGACGGCGGGAACGGGAAGTTGTGGGAGCATATGAACAACCCGGTTGGAATATGGGCCGCAAGTTCATCCGAAAGGAGAAAGCGAGGAGCGTCTAACTTTGTGGTTTTACCCCTTGAGTCAAGAGAACTCTGCAATGAATCAGAAATTTGATACAGTATAAATACGCTTTTCTCGGAGATCTATTTTTTTTTCAATCCTGCGTTTGAGTCAGACTCGCCAAATAATTACAGTTAATACAAAATAATTATGTGTAATGTTTATATATCTGGCTGTTAAATGGGAGCCTGACGTAGTAATGGTTCAACCTCCTCTTCCCATCCTcttaaagaaaaacaaagaaaaaaacgaAAGCAGTCTTACCCACGAAAACGGAACACACTTCCCACACTCCAACGTCCCCTGCCGCCTCGATTCCCATCTCTCTCCCAAAAGAACCGCCGCCCCATCCCCGCACTCCTCACATCGCCCCGCAACCAGACGCACAACACATCATTGGATTCATCCGGTCTTGGTTCAAGATACACATGGTAATAAATTCATCCAACACATCATTGGAGGATATGGAATGAAAATCTGGTCTTTGGCGAATCATGGAAGACATGCCCTTGTTCAAAGGCATGATTGTGTTAAGAAACTAGCCTTTGAACtaattgtcatccatgtccttaCTCCCATGGTCCCTAGAGAGACAGCAATAGCCATTAACCTAAAGTAGAGCTCTTGAGGATCCTCATTTTCATTAATgacaaactcatcggcttcatcaatAATAACCTCAAACTTGGAGAGTTGAATGTTGCCAAGATGCGTGATATGATACATGGAACCGGGCCACCATAGGCAATAGGTGGGGAAACTGTGGAATtattttttttcgcgaatacgcaaagcttgcgtatcatttcattgatagaagaagttAAGAGTGAATACACGTGGTGATACAACACATGACACGAACGCTAGGCGTGAACATGGTATCCAGAGCAGAGAGACATGGGATGCTCGGCCCAAGAAGAGAAAACAACACAGCGAAAACTCGCAATCCTGAGAAGCAACCCATACCAAACTAACATGACGACCAATCTTCAAAACCACTACCAAGGACACCGCGAGCAAACAAGACAGCGCCTTCATGAAGGAGAACGACGCcgagacgccgtcgccgcccgatcCGGATAgtcggacctagggtttcccctgttgCTCAAAGAGGGGCACAAATGTCGGCCATGGCAGCGCCTCCAAGAGGGGGACGGCACCCGCGGGTGTCGCCACTGCCAGCATCGAAAGGTCGAGCACGGATTTCGCCTGGCCAGATCTGAGCAATCCCAAGCCATCGGAGCAAgatcgaagaagatgaagccaagtTGTCGGTTGGAACCGCCACCACAGGAAAGTGAGCTACGACCGCTGCCAAAGAAGGCAGCGGACGTCGCCGGACGTGAGAGCTACGGGACAGGTGGAAGACGGGGCGAGGTTGGGTGGCTGGACCGAAGTAGATGCGCGTAGGCGAAGCGGAGGTGACCAAAGACCCGAACGAACCAGGATGTGGAGAGGAGCGCAGATCAAGGCCATTCGGACCGGTGCCATTGTGATGCCGACGAGCCAAGGAGCCGGAAAGGGGGCGCAGCTCCAGTAGCAAGCCAGATTCGGAGCCGCACCGGGGTGGATGCTGGTCAACCGAGTCACCTGCAGGGGTTGGAGCGGAGCAGAAGATATGCCGGCGAGCCGGAGGAGCCGGAAGGGATGCAGCGCACGCGGAATACCGGATCTGGAGCCGCACCGGCCAGCCATGGAGGGGGTTGGGGACGCGTCCATGGCCGCCGGGCCGAAGCCGCACCTGCAGGGTGGAGGGGGCGCGCGAGGGAGCTCACACCAGCCACGCACCTGGCCGGCGCACGAGGGAGGCAGCCGCTGCCAGGCAACCAGCGCCGCCAAAGCACCCGTAGCTCGGGGTGGGGGTGGGGCGGGGGACGCCGCAACAAGGGGAGGCGCATCGGAGAAGAGCCAGGACACGGCGCGCCCGCGCCGGCCAGCCTCCGGCGGCGGGGACGCAGGGGCGGGCGGTGAGGACATGGAGGATGGGGAGAGCTCGGAGAAGCAGCTCGTCGGTGAAGAacagccccgccgccaccatcccagggctcggcgcggcttcgccggccagccctccggcggcggcggcgcgggagcagATGGACGGGGCGCTCCGGGcgctggcggctagggttcccccggGTCGGCCGATGCAGGCGACGCGGGGGTCGGGCGGGCGGCGACCTCAGTCTCTTGCGATAATGGGCCGACCCAAACTGTGGAATTGATGCCAGATCCATTCTCCCCTTTGTTAGAATTAGGCATGACACCACTAGTCGTCTCCTTGGCGGAGTTGAATAATTCTTCCGCAATAAGGATAACCAATTTTCTCGAGTGCGTTGGTGGTAGTCTTAGATATGCAGCTAGTGGACAAAAGCTATATGACAAGCTCAAGAAGATAACCACAAGCTAGAATATAAgaaacacaatataagcttgcgcAAAGTAAGTGTAAGGTAGAATAAACCACAAATAGACATGATCAGGTTGTTCCTAAAGTTCCATGCTTTGGGGGAGATACATCTCTATTGGAGGGGTGTGCAGACACGATGCACCCCAAGTGTCACAATGGCCCACACTACTCTCCTCATGCCATTTCACATTGCAAGGTACGGTGCCATGAATCCACTAGTGGTGCCCATGGAGGCTGCAACCATACCTTCACAAACAAGGTTGGAGCAATCTCCACattcaattggaggctcccaacttcatcacaaagcttcaccacaatggaatgtggctccgtgATGATCTCTTTCGTCTAGGATGCCCAAACACCCGAGTAATAAGATCCA
Coding sequences within:
- the LOC123076497 gene encoding uncharacterized protein; translated protein: MAGDDRLSALPDQLLRRVLHFAPAKEAASTRALSRRWRSPFLRSSGAVNLETRLEDFDRTLSSTWGEQRKTLEASFFSRRDAFVSAAKAALDADGHVTRLTLRVEFEFGIKRWLLHSDNDKRDGSRSQDHHVIATLLSHPAARRVEDLRLAVEGWVIRTDTYYDPESEIARKAVGDYTLSLGSLPWETLRVLNLTSCDILPPAAIVGFTRLSSMRLRHCAVRLGVLQSLVDAAPALATVHLESVAVIVIAPTDDVSPPSHHASAGTSPRPPPTEVVLRCPAATVLVLDKCNWRGNDKDETPGASHLESVAVIVIAPTDDVSPPSHHASAGTSPRPPPTEVVLRCPAATVLVLDKCNWRGNDKDETPVVVAVEIRAPKLRSFLYRGLLRRLSMSPRPPDLARADLHFFRPCDKKGNKCSRRRREHHSDKANEDPDPHRNLNLMTLWKFLQDLSRAKELKLRVNNLEDMAVLSEAGRVELLPVFSNLDRLELQGVHRPKGKSAAVAIANLLRCSPVLRHLRINLTTAHHAVTRESEDIIGYLETKFLCDRDKSIDLINRTDPTPVSLEDDGDVNGAKVSDIPGLSRRSFECLQSSLRRVGLQFRSEDSNCFGIKLIKFFAENAMVLEEMHIDGGNGKLWEHMNNPVGIWAASSSERRKRGASNFVVLPLESRELCNESEI